One Osmerus eperlanus chromosome 16, fOsmEpe2.1, whole genome shotgun sequence DNA segment encodes these proteins:
- the LOC134037090 gene encoding G-protein coupled receptor 55 isoform X1 — MSNNSTMATYCSFEEVDRLMTSLELVIYIPIFLMGLVLNTLALVVFCVLLRKWTESTIYMTNLALMDLLLLLLLPFKMHATNNQWSPKHRLLCSFLESMYFVGMYGSIYTIVCIAVDRWVAIKHPFRAKQLRSPQAALGTCVLVWFLTLGGISPIYGFRQAGDEDFHCFHGFSEKGWTPAVVGCLEVFGFLGPALVLVGCSVQSVKTLKNSGQERRACERIIYSSLCAFLLPFTPSHLAILLQFLVWLFYNHIHNITYTQVFEGFMIWLYGTKLSKLSLMAKYVDCTCGVYLFVFTFLTVDGVAVTSATYFLSVFP; from the coding sequence ATGTCCAACAACAGCACCATGGCAACCTACTGTTCCTTTGAGGAGGTGGACCGTCTAATGACATCACTGGAACTTGTCATATACATACCAATCTTCTTGATGGGCCTAGTACTTAACACACTGGCCCTGGTTGTATTCTGTGTTCTCCTCCGCAAGTGGACTGAGTCCACAATCTACATGACCAACCTGGCTCTGATGGATCTCCTCttgcttcttctcctccctttcAAGATGCATGCCACCAACAACCAGTGGTCTCCTAAACATCGCCTTCTTTGCTCCTTTTTGGAGAGCATGTACTTTGTGGGCATGTATGGTAGCATCTACACTATTGTGTGCATCGCCGTGGACCGCTGGGTGGCAATCAAGCACCCATTCAGAGCCAAGCAGCTGCGCTCCCCTCAGGCTGCCCTGGGGACCTGCGTGCTAGTCTGGTTCTTGACCCTAGGAGGCATCTCCCCCATCTATGGCTTTCGCCAGGCTGGGGATGAGGACTTCCACTGCTTCCATGGTTTCTCAGAAAAGGGCTGGACCCCGGCAGTAGTTGGTTGCTTAGAGGTGTTTGGGTTCCTGGGACCTGCACTGGTGTTGGTGGGGTGCTCAGTCCAGAGTGTGAAGACACTCAAGAATTCTGGCCAGGAGAGACGGGCCTGTGAGAGGATCATTTATAGCAGCCTGTGTGCTTTTCTACTCCCCTTCACACCCAGTCATCTGGCAATCTTGCTGCAGTTCCTGGTATGGCTGTTCTACAACCATATACACAACATTACATATACACAAGTATTTGAAGGTTTCATGATATGGCTGTATGGTACTAAATTATCTAAATTAAGTTTGATGGCAAAATATGTTGATTGTACATGTGGTGTGTACCTCTTTGTCTTTACCTTTCTTACTGTTGACGGTGTGGCTGTAACTTCTGCCACctattttctgtctgtctttccctgA